From a single Calothrix sp. NIES-2098 genomic region:
- a CDS encoding ribosome-binding factor A, which yields MATNRRVSRVAELIKREVSQMLLHGIKDDRVGTGMVSVTDVDVSGDLQHAKIYVSIYGTEEAKAETMAGLKSATGYVRSELGARVRLRRTPEVIFIEDRSLERGTRVLSLLNQLKYERPSENLSAEDDNNVDEDDDEFSE from the coding sequence ATGGCTACAAATCGCCGCGTTTCCCGCGTTGCTGAATTGATTAAACGGGAAGTTAGCCAAATGCTACTTCACGGCATTAAAGATGACCGTGTGGGTACAGGAATGGTCAGCGTAACTGATGTTGATGTCTCTGGTGATTTACAACACGCCAAAATTTACGTCAGTATCTACGGTACAGAAGAAGCTAAAGCGGAAACAATGGCGGGCTTAAAGTCAGCAACTGGTTATGTCCGCAGCGAACTGGGTGCGCGGGTTAGGCTACGTCGCACCCCAGAAGTAATATTTATCGAAGACCGTTCTCTAGAACGCGGTACAAGGGTGTTGTCGCTGTTGAACCAACTCAAGTATGAACGTCCATCCGAAAATTTGTCAGCAGAGGATGACAACAATGTAGACGAAGATGATGATGAATTCTCGGAATAA
- a CDS encoding DNA adenine methylase: MVSQIPKEICPRPFLKWAGGKSRLIQQYIPYLPTKYKTYFEPFIGGGAVFFYLQPQAAVITDINAELIITYRCVRDKVEELIGLLQEHKTRHNRDYYYSVRANPGSTDLEKAARLIYLNKTCFNGLYRVNSKGQFNVPIGRYENPNICDEYLLRSASAALSHTEIKQADFVEVLNHATNSDNFVFCDPPYHPISSTSYFTGYNRDSFSKADQERLRDTCATLANRGVQVMICNSDCEFIRNLYQEINFNIYPIAAARSINSNTKKRGTIYELLITSY, from the coding sequence ATGGTAAGCCAAATTCCTAAAGAAATTTGCCCGCGTCCTTTTTTGAAGTGGGCAGGTGGTAAAAGTCGATTAATTCAGCAATATATTCCTTATTTACCCACAAAATATAAAACTTACTTTGAGCCATTTATTGGTGGGGGCGCTGTTTTTTTCTATCTTCAACCACAAGCAGCAGTTATTACTGATATTAATGCAGAATTGATTATTACTTATCGCTGTGTTCGAGATAAAGTTGAAGAATTAATAGGTTTATTACAAGAACATAAAACCCGCCATAATCGAGACTATTATTATAGCGTAAGAGCTAATCCTGGAAGCACTGATTTAGAAAAAGCTGCGCGTTTAATTTATCTCAATAAAACTTGTTTCAATGGGCTTTACAGAGTCAACTCTAAGGGTCAATTTAATGTGCCTATAGGCAGATACGAAAATCCTAATATTTGTGATGAATATTTACTACGATCAGCCTCAGCAGCACTTTCGCATACGGAAATCAAACAGGCTGATTTTGTTGAAGTTCTGAATCATGCAACTAACAGCGATAATTTTGTCTTCTGCGATCCGCCTTATCATCCGATAAGTAGTACCAGTTATTTTACAGGTTACAATCGTGATTCTTTTAGTAAAGCAGACCAAGAACGATTACGAGATACTTGTGCCACATTAGCAAATCGGGGTGTTCAAGTGATGATATGTAATTCTGATTGTGAATTTATTAGAAACCTATATCAAGAAATTAATTTTAATATTTATCCGATCGCGGCAGCTAGATCAATTAATTCTAATACTAAAAAACGCGGTACGATCTACGAATTATTAATTACTTCCTATTAA
- a CDS encoding Sua5/YciO/YrdC/YwlC family protein — MAKIFTVHPDNPQIRRIEEIKSALSSGAVMLYPTDTVYAIGCDLNAKSAVERVRQIKQLANDKPLTFLCPSLSNVATYAFVSDTAYRIMKRLIPGPYTFLLPATKLVPRLAQNPKRKTTGIRVPNHTVCLALLTALGNPIISTSAHLPPDEVDDEIGANPESSLSQVELFDRLDNLVDVIVDTGEEPTYDVSTILDLTGDRPMITRRGLGWEAAAAWV; from the coding sequence ATGGCAAAAATTTTCACAGTCCATCCTGATAATCCTCAAATCCGCCGTATAGAGGAAATAAAATCGGCACTCTCTAGCGGCGCAGTAATGCTCTACCCTACTGATACGGTCTATGCAATTGGTTGTGATTTAAATGCCAAGTCGGCGGTGGAACGAGTACGGCAAATTAAGCAGCTAGCGAATGACAAGCCACTGACATTTTTATGTCCTTCACTATCAAATGTCGCGACTTATGCCTTTGTCAGTGATACAGCTTATCGAATCATGAAGCGCCTGATTCCAGGCCCGTACACATTTTTATTACCTGCTACTAAATTGGTACCAAGACTAGCGCAAAACCCCAAACGCAAAACTACAGGCATTCGAGTTCCAAATCATACTGTATGTTTGGCATTGCTGACAGCCCTAGGTAATCCCATTATCTCTACTTCGGCTCATCTGCCGCCAGATGAGGTAGACGATGAGATTGGAGCCAATCCAGAATCTAGTTTGTCTCAGGTGGAACTGTTTGACCGTTTGGATAACTTAGTAGATGTAATTGTAGACACTGGCGAGGAACCCACATATGATGTGTCTACAATTTTGGATTTGACAGGAGATCGACCAATGATTACACGACGAGGTTTAGGTTGGGAAGCAGCCGCAGCATGGGTTTAA
- a CDS encoding SSU ribosomal protein S30P / sigma 54 modulation protein — protein MKLVIHGKNIEITDAIRDYVHQKIEKAVSHFQNITNEVDVHLSVARNPRINPKQAAEVTIYANGSVIRAEESSENLYASIDLVADKIARQLRKYKERRQDKKTQAQPTNEVVVPQPVVTDLIGDRTPELPNEVVRTKYFSMPPMTVAEALEQLQLVGHDFYMFLNSETGEINVIYERNHGGYGVIQPRHNNGHTNGKNGKTASANFVTAEKPYSPK, from the coding sequence ATGAAGCTTGTCATCCACGGCAAAAATATTGAAATCACCGATGCGATTCGGGATTACGTGCATCAAAAAATCGAAAAGGCAGTTAGTCACTTTCAGAACATCACCAATGAAGTGGATGTGCACCTTAGCGTAGCTCGCAATCCCCGAATTAATCCTAAACAGGCGGCTGAAGTCACTATCTATGCCAATGGTAGCGTCATCCGTGCCGAGGAAAGCAGCGAAAACCTATATGCCAGCATTGACTTGGTAGCAGATAAAATTGCCCGTCAATTGCGCAAATACAAAGAAAGACGTCAAGATAAGAAAACTCAGGCTCAACCAACTAACGAGGTAGTAGTACCACAACCAGTAGTAACAGATTTAATTGGCGATCGCACTCCCGAACTACCCAATGAAGTCGTTCGGACTAAATATTTCTCCATGCCACCCATGACTGTTGCAGAAGCTTTAGAACAGCTGCAACTGGTAGGACATGACTTTTATATGTTCCTAAATTCGGAAACAGGTGAAATTAATGTAATTTACGAACGCAATCACGGCGGTTATGGGGTGATTCAACCCCGCCATAACAATGGCCATACCAACGGCAAAAATGGTAAGACAGCAAGTGCTAATTTCGTTACTGCGGAAAAACCCTATTCACCTAAATGA
- a CDS encoding lipoate-protein ligase B: MHLYRCLLYNRRLLPYLEALAWQRSLMRDRIHNPHLDDVLILLEHPPVYTLGQGANVEFLKFDLDKSNFDVHRVERGGEVTYHCPGQLVGYPILNLQRYQKDLHWYLRQLEEVLIRVLAVYGLQGERIPSLTGVWVEGRKVAAIGIKVSRWITMHGFALNVCPEMAGFTKIVPCGIADKPVASLAEWIPEITCQEVRFHVAQSFAEVFGVELVESVHEDFTVPE, encoded by the coding sequence ATGCATTTATATCGCTGTTTGTTATATAACCGAAGGCTATTACCTTACTTAGAGGCATTGGCATGGCAGAGATCGCTGATGCGCGATCGCATTCACAACCCGCATCTAGATGATGTGTTAATCCTCTTGGAGCATCCCCCTGTTTACACCTTGGGACAAGGAGCGAATGTAGAATTTCTCAAATTTGACCTTGACAAAAGTAACTTTGATGTCCACAGAGTCGAACGCGGCGGTGAAGTCACTTACCATTGTCCTGGTCAATTGGTGGGGTATCCAATTTTAAATCTGCAACGCTATCAGAAAGATTTACATTGGTACTTGCGGCAACTGGAAGAAGTTTTAATTCGGGTATTGGCAGTTTACGGATTGCAAGGCGAACGCATACCCTCATTAACTGGTGTTTGGGTGGAAGGACGGAAAGTTGCAGCGATTGGAATTAAAGTTAGCCGTTGGATTACGATGCACGGCTTTGCCTTAAATGTCTGTCCGGAGATGGCAGGTTTTACAAAGATTGTTCCCTGCGGTATTGCGGATAAACCTGTAGCGAGTTTAGCCGAATGGATTCCGGAGATTACCTGCCAAGAGGTACGCTTTCATGTGGCACAGTCTTTTGCCGAAGTCTTTGGCGTGGAATTGGTCGAGTCAGTGCATGAAGACTTTACTGTTCCAGAGTAA